The following coding sequences are from one Salvia hispanica cultivar TCC Black 2014 chromosome 3, UniMelb_Shisp_WGS_1.0, whole genome shotgun sequence window:
- the LOC125216798 gene encoding uncharacterized protein LOC125216798, which translates to MDFFFGNSNRESSNSDMDIFKCPFLRNINEPTNFSFTSSMAFPIPARDGKGPIFEDGPNFDMAFRLFHGQNGVVPLSGRSFVSTQKSQPEQSPAQFNPLAAKAATISLSGFGAGGPFGFDAFFEKWGKDNKKPKPSKKESSKGGKSDHEAMSDDWLQKGNCPIAKSYRAVSGVLPLVAKALQPPPGMKYRCPPAIVAARSALAKTAFAKNLRPQPLPAKVLAIGLLGMAVNIPLGIWREHTEKFSPSWFVAVHAAVPFIGMLRKSVLMPKAAMAFTIAASILGQVIGSRAERYRLKTAADASVSKFAETSIIGPNQATATGIKCRENADWSSNSLQVPVASSSPEVFC; encoded by the exons ATGGATTTTTTCTTTGGAAACTCAAACAGGGAATCTTCAAATTCTGACATGgacattttcaagtgtccattTCTGAGGAACATCAATGAACCAACTAACTTCTCGTTTACATCATCAATGGCTTTCCCTATTCCT GCACGGGATGGGAAGGGTCCCATATTTGAGGATGgtccaaattttgacatggCATTCAGGCTCTTCCATGGGCAAAATGGTGTTGTTCCGCTTTCCGGAAGGTCATTTGTTTCGACCCAGAAGTCTCAGCCCGAACAGTCACCAGCTCAGTTTAACCCCTTGGCAGCTAAAGCTGCCACCATCAGCCTCTCTGGTTTTGGTGCAGGGGGGCCTTTTGGTTTTGATGCTTTCTTTGAAAAGTGGGGGAAAGACAACAAGAAACCAAAACCTTCAAAAAAGGAGTCTTCTAAG GGAGGGAAATCAGACCATGAAGCAATGAGCGACGATTGGTTGCAAAAAGGGAACTGCCCGATTGCAAAGTCCTATCGGGCCGTGAGTGGTGTGCTTCCACTTGTAGCAAAGGCCCTTCAGCCCCCTCCCGGCATGAAGTATAGGTGCCCTCCTGCAATTGTGGCTGCCAGGAGCGCTTTAGCAAAAACCGCTTTTGCCAAAAACCTTAGGCCACAGCCCCTGCCTGCAAAGGTGCTTGCTATCGGCCTTCTGGGAATGGCGGTTAATATACCTCTAGGAATATGGAGGGAACACACTGAAAAATTTTCACCATCGTGGTTCGTTGCTGTCCATGCTGCTGTGCCATTCATAGGCATGCTCAGGAAATCTGTGCTGATGCCAAAGGCAGCCATGGCATTCACCATAGCAGCATCTATTCTAGGTCAGGTGATTGGATCTAGGGCTGAGAGGTACCGGCTCAAGACAGCTGCTGATGCAAGTGTATCGAAATTCGCTGAAACTTCAATCATTGGGCCAAACCAGGCGACGGCTACTGGGATCAAATGCCGGGAAAATGCTGATTGGAGTTCGAATTCTCTGCAAGTTCCTGTTGCCTCATCCTCTCCTGAGGTTTTCTGCTGA